A window from Jaculus jaculus isolate mJacJac1 unplaced genomic scaffold, mJacJac1.mat.Y.cur mat_scaffold_59_1_489403_arrow_ctg1, whole genome shotgun sequence encodes these proteins:
- the LOC123457472 gene encoding vomeronasal type-2 receptor 116-like, whose product MDLSVNAMMLMEVSLTERGCFWRIKENTESDGDMCKDCMFVIYTSKKHMIDYDSLNQLYRVPVKKYQYILTMIFVTEEINRNSKLIPNKSINFLFYPSTCEDSLTLVSCLHSTEATQILPPNYHCEINECGLTFTGPSWERSSKIGTFLSIIFNIGQIHYGPFNPVLSDHFQYPYLYQIAPKETKLPFAIVSLMLHFNWTWMGLVISDDDQGIQFLSDFREKMQGNELCLAFVNVIPLNMDLYNTRAEKYYKQIVTSLANVVVIYGELNSTLEVSLRRWANLGIRRIWVTTSQWDVITNTGRDINFDSFYGAFTFSNHHHEIPNFKKFIQSMNTSQYPIDFSVLRSAWMYFNCLDIESKCRTQSKCALNNSLKWFASQGFDIAMNDESYNLYNAVYFWAYAYHAMHYEHVDVHPITSLCVPDCSKFYHTMKNMQFINPIGDLVTINEKRKCDADYDIFHISNYPQGLGIKVKIGQFTSYGSFGQQFYLSDEAIEWATGSRQIPSSVCSETCKLGFRKFRHEGNAACCFDCFPCPENEISNKTDMDQCMKCPINQYASLEKNHCLQKTMKFLAYEDALGIALACIALCFSTLTAVVLGVFVKHKNTPIVKANNRTNSYILLISLKFCFLCPLLFIGHPTTAKCVLQQITFALLFTVAVSTVLAKTITVVLAFRATAPGQKLRGLLVSGAPNFIIPMCTLIQLVLCGIWMGTSPPFVDTDEHSEHGHIIIVCNKGSDTAFYCVLGYLGSLAIGSFTVAFLARNLPDAFNEAKFLTFSMLVFCSVWVTFLPVYHSTKGIAMVIVEVFSILASSTGLISCIFFPKCYIILIRPSKNNLKRVKKKHIVQPIDF is encoded by the exons ATGGACCTCTCAGTAAATGCTATGATGCTGATGGAAGTGAG TTTAACAGAAAGAGGCTGCTTTtggagaataaaagaaaacacagaaagtgATGGAGATATGTGCAAGGATTGTATGTTTGTAATTTACACATCAAAGAAGCATATGATAGACTATGATTCACTGAACCAGCTTTATCG TGTGCCAGTCAAAAAGTATCAATATATTCTGACAATGATTTTTGTCACTGAAGAGATCAACAGAAATTCCAAACTTATACCCAACAAgtctattaattttttattctatCCTTCAACATGTGAAGATTCATTGACTCTGGTCTCTTGCCTACATTCCACAGAAGCTACACAGATTCTTCCTCCTAATTATCAttgtgaaataaatgaatgtggCTTAACATTTACAGGACCGTCATGGGAAAGAAGTAGCAAAATTGGGACATTTCTctcaataatatttaatataggaCAG ATTCACTATGGCCCATTTAATCCTGTTCTGAGTGACCATTTTCAGTATCCTTATCTGTATCAGATTGCTCCCAAGGAAACAAAGCTGCCTTTTGCCATAGTCTCCCTAATGCTTCATTTCAACTGGACCTGGATGGGGCTGGTCATCTCCGATGATGACCAAGGTATTCAATTTctctcagacttcagagaaaagATGCAAGGAAATGAACTCTGTTTAGCCTTTGTGAATGTGATCCCATTAAACATGGACTTATACAACACAAGGGCTGAgaaatattataaacaaattgTGACATCATTGGCAAATGTTGTGGTCATTTATGGTGAATTAAATTCCACACTGGAAGTGAGCTTAAGAAGATGGGCAAATTTAGGCATCCGTCGGATCTGGGTCACCACCTCACAGTGGGATGTCATCACAAATACAGGAAGAGACATCAATTTTGACTCATTCTATGGTGCTTTCACATTTTCTAATCACCATCACGAGAttcccaattttaaaaaatttattcagtcAATGAACACTTCTCAATATCCAATAGACTTTTCTGTGCTGAGATCAGCATGGATGTACTTTAATTGTTTGGACATTGAATCTAAATGTAGAACACAGAGTAAATGTGCACTCAATAATTCATTAAAATGGTTTGCAAGTCAAGGATTTGACATAGCCATGAATGATGAGAGTTATAATCTATATAATGCTGTGTATTTCTGGGCATATGCTTACCATGCAATGCATTATGAACATGTAGATGTTCACCCAATAACAAGTCTATGTGTACCTGACTGCTCAAAG TTTTACCACACTATGAAGAATATGCAATTTATTAACCCCATTGGAGACCTAGTGACtattaatgagaaaagaaaatgtgatgcagACTATGATATTTTCCACATTTCAAATTATCCACAAGGTCTTGGAATCAAGGTGAAAATAGGACAGTTTACATCATATGGTTCCTTCGGTCAACAATTTTATTTGTCTGATGAGGCCATAGAGTGGGCCACAGGGAGTAGGCAG ATTCcctcctctgtgtgcagtgagacTTGCAAGCTTGGTTTCAGGAAGTTCCGACATGAGGGAAACGCTGCCTGTTGTTTTGATTGTTTCCCCTGCCCAGAAAATGAGATTTCTAACAAAACGG ATATGGATCAATGTATGAAGTGCCCAATCAACCAATATGCTAGCCTAGAGAAAAatcactgtctccaaaaaactaTGAAGTTTCTGGCTTATGAAGATGCCTTGGGAATAGCTCTGGCTTGTATAGCGCTTTGCTTCTCTACACTCACTGCTGTTGTACTTGGGGTTTTTGTGAAGCACAAAAACACACCAattgtgaaggccaataatcgaacaaacagctacatcctgctcatttccctcaagttctgttttctctgcccattactcttcattggacaCCCCACCACAGCCAAGTGTGTCCTGCAGCAGATCACATTTGCACTTCTGTTCACAGTGGCTGTGTCGACTGTTTTGGCCAAAACAATCactgtggttctggccttcagGGCCACTGCTCCAGGACAAAAGTTGAGGGGACTGCTGGTATCAGGAGCACCTAACTTCATCATTCCCATGTGTACCTTGATCCAACTGGTTCTCTGTGGCATCTGGATGGGAACATCCCCTCCCTTTGTTGACACTGATGAACACTCAGAACATGGGCACATCATCATTGTGTGCAACAAAGGCTCAGACACTGCCTTCTACTGTGTCCTGGGCTACCTGGGATCTCTGGCTATAGGGAGCTTTACTGTGGCTTTCCTGGCCAGAAACCTGCCTGATGCATTCAATGAAGCCAAATTTctgaccttcagcatgctggtgttctgcagtgtgtgggtcacATTCCTCCCTGTCTATCACAGCACCAAGGGGATAGCCATGGTGATAGTGGAAGTCTTCTCTATCTTGGCCTCCAGTACAGGATTGATAAGTTGCATCTTTTTCCCCAAGTGTTACATCATTTTGATAAGACCCAGTAAAAATAATCTAAAGAGGGTGAAGAAAAAACATATTGTACAaccaattgatttttaa